The window TCAATATTTTCATAACGAGCGGCTACTGCGTATTTTTCGTTGATATTGTATTTTAACCAAATACCGTAGGTATTGTAGATTTTCTTAATGTCTTGTCCTTCTGGACGAAATTTCAAATCAGCACCACCTGTTTCTACGACACCGTTTCTGTTTGAGTCGATGTAGAAGCCGTCGTTAGTATAACCAGCAGCATTTGTAACTGCGTAACCAGATCTTTCGCCAAATGTCCAATCTAATAAAACAGTCAACTTATCAGTTGGGTTGAAAATGAAAGACATGTGGTTAATGAACCAATAATCTCTATTGTTCTTGCTTCTAGGATTCCACTGAGTATTAAGAGGTCCACCTGGTAATAATCCATTCATACCGTCTTGCGAAAGATAGAATTGGGCATCTGCCATTCTTCCTTGAGCAACATCATTTCCGTAAAGTGTGTTCCATACAATTTTGAATTTATCTTTAATTGCATCAAATTTTACTTGAGTTCCAATTGATTTCATTGCATTTGGACCATCAGAGTAAACATGGTTACCGCTAATTGATTGATTTGGGCTAGTTAATAGTCCTGACTGAGGAGCGGCTCCGACTGTCGCAGCGTTTGCACCTGTTGGTGTAGTTCCACTGTATCCAAATTGTTGACCATTAGCTGTAAATCCAGTTCCTTGAGCACTATTGTATAAATAGAGACCAGCAGCTAATTTATCAGATAAAGTAAGAGTTGCTCTAGCACCTGTGTGGATAAAAGGGATTGTGTTAAAGAATATATACCCTATGGTGTAGTTCATATTGTCCTTAGAGTCCAATACCTCATTACCAATATGAGTTGCCATTTTACCAGCATCAATTACAAGTCCTTTTGCAACAGGAAAGTAAAGAGAAACATAGGCTTGCTGAACCATTTGCATATTGTAGATTGCATTAGAGGATTGATATGGTCTTTCTTGATACATATTATTTTGACCATTTTGCATATCTAATCTAAATCCCCATGGGGTTTCTTTTTCTGGAAGTTTTTCCACCGAAAGTTTCACCGCATTCACTGCAAACTGCTTGTTGTAAGTGTGAAATGTTCCAGTCGTATCTTGAGTTGAGCCTTGTCTGTTATTTGCAGTGTAGTTATAATACACATCTACATACCCAGAAAAATTTACCTTGTCATACCATTTAGCTTCCGCGGGCTTAGGATCAGAACCTTTTGGGGTAATGGTCTGAGCTGAAATTCCCACAGTTGAAAAGATGAGTAGGCATAAAAGAATATTTTTTGTCTTCATCGTTTTATATCTCCTGCCTATCTTAGTGCAAGATGTGTGCCATAGTTTATTTTTTAAACAAAAGGCAATTATTCTTGATCAGGAAATAACTTTCTTACAAGTATCTCGCTATAAAAAGCATCTAGCTATAGAAAACTTAAGCATGTAGTAAATACTTATTTTGGAAAAAATTGTATTAATTATAAAAAATGCGTATAAATTGAGCAAATTAACCTTTCTACCTTACTTTGGGTGTCAAATAGTCCGCCATTTTTGAAGAGAGCCAATGTAAATGCCTTGGTGAGAATTGGAAACGAAATGGTTGTGTATACTCAATTTCCTAGGAACTTCTTTTTTGATTGCTTTGCCTTGCTTTTTAAAAGGCAAAAAAGGAATAGAAAAGCAACATGAAAGCAAGATGATTATATTCCTGCCTATTCCTTTGCATACGTTGACTGCATTCGAAAGCCATGCTACTATGCAATATTTGTAAGGAATCTGCACTTATCTAACTTTTTTACTTGATTGAAAAAAGGGATAGAAATTAATCAATAGGAAAAATTAAAGATATTGAAAAAAAAAGACTGTCATAGGTTTTATAAAATACGCAAACAAGAATGGTTTAGTATTTCATGCAGAGCCTAAAAAGTGTTTTCAATAAAGACGAAGCAAACGACATAACAAATATAAATTGTATCCTTTTAGCATTTTGTCGTGCGGAATGTCAAAATGCAAAAACCAATTTAGTTTGAATACCAGTTTAAAATTATGTAAGGAGATTATATGAGGGTGAAAATGATAAAAATATGTACTTTATTGCTTATTTCGGCAATAGTATCATCAGGATGTTCTATTTTTCAAAAGGAAGACGATGACAGTAAGTTCAACATGGTTGCCATTGCTGCATTAGCTGTAAATGCAACTAAACCGTTGACAGGCTCGTCAAGAGATATATATACTGGATTTGCAGATATTCCAGCTAGTATTTATCAAACAAGCACAAGTTCAACTTCGGCTTCTATTCAAGCAGAAACCAGAACTCTAGCAACAACGGATTACAAGTTCGTAGGATCTAGCCATTCTGTATCTAGCGTGTATGATTTAGTTAGAACCACTGCAAAAACAACGAGAGATATAACGAAATCTATCGGAGACTTAGTCTCTACATTGGAAGCAATTCCTGTTTCTACGACTTCTACTACTGCATTGACTGGAACTCGCACATGGAATGGTGTTCAAGCGAAATACCAATACCAGGCTAGCACAGTTTTGACAGGTGGAAAAAAGTTAGAAGTGTGGTACAATGGTGATGCCCCTCAATCAACAAATAAGGCAATCGAGTTAAACTATTTAGGAAGCTCGTCGTCTGGAAGTATTACAGGATTTGTTTTCCTACGTTTCCTTACTTCTGCTACAGCAACTACAATGTCAAAGGCATATATTAAGTTTGATTATAATTCTACTACCAAAACAAGAACTATGGTAGTTATCCTTCAAGGCATTGGAACACTCTTTACTGACAATGCACATTTCTTTGTGCAAGAAGTAGACGGAGTTACCACTATGGACGGAACTTATACTGTTAAAGATTACAATGCAAATGCTGTTGCTGGAACCGCAACCGGTGTAACTGCAAGTGCTAGAGCGTATGCTTTTTCTGCCATAGGAAATTCCAGTAAAGGGATAGTAAGAGCTGCTTTCCCACTTACAACTGACACAACAGTGGATCTTTATTCAAATACATCGATTGCGAGCACAGGTGCGGTTGGCGTTCCTGGATTAGCCAATATTGGACAAGTGTGGACAAATTTTGTTTTAGCCAATACTACTACTGTCTCTACCGTAAATGCAATTGGTGGTGTATGTGGATCTACTTTTATCACTTCCACATCAGCTACTGGTGGAAATCCAACGTCATTTACTGGCGTAACAACGGTTGGGATTTTAAAAACTTGTTTGGATTCAATCATTGCTTCGGGACAAACAACTTCAGCATCCATTGCTAGTGGTGTAAAGAATTTATACTATCTTACAAATATCAGAAATCCAGCTTATTATAATTTATCTGGATCGACAGCAACTCTATATGGTGTAGAAAGCTTAGAGGCGTCTGATACCAATAAAACTGAGTTTGACACACTAGAAAATAATACTGCATTTTTAAAGTATGTTAGAACAACATCTAACACTACCTACCCGGCTAGTTTTGACGCAGTAAACGTTGCTGCTCTCAATCTATTTACCGGAGCAGGCGTTCCTTCTGGAACTAGTGCGACTAACCTAACAAATCTAAATGCTAGATGGGGAGATGGAAATAGCACAGGAACAGCTTCTACTGCAACAGCAGGCTCAAATTTCATCAACGGAAGCTCTGATAACACTGCTCCAACAACTATTCCATAATTTTTGATTTTCGGTTTCTCTTCTTTTATAATGGAAGAGAGAAGAATGCAAAGCCTCTTCCCGTAAAGGAAGAGGTTTTTTTTTGCTTTCACAATTTTTCAGCGTTTTAAATCACTTTATTTCTTGTCTAAAAAATTATCCTTGAAAAACTGGTTTTATCAATGCTGCCTTAGCTCAATTGGTAGAGTAGCTGATTTGTAATCAGCCGGTTGGGGGTTCGATTCCCTTAGGCAGCTTGATAGTTTGTTTTTTTCGGCTGGTTTTTATCCCTAAGAATAATCACTACCAACCTTATTTATTTCAACCATGGGCAGATACTCAAGTGGTCAACGAGATCAGACTGTAAATCTGCTGGCTCCGCCTTCGGAGGTTCGAATCCTCCTCTGCCCACCATCTTATTATTTCAATTTACGAATATACAATACTTTTTCTACACGGGCAATGACTTCGCCTGATTCCGATTTTACTTCACAGTGAAATATTTTATTCATTTTGCCTTTAGAGTTTACTTCTTGTTTAATGCTATTTAGTTCTTCTTCGTTTACTTCGAAAGTAGCCAATACTGTTCCAGTGCCAGGTTTCACAAAATCAATCTTAGCCGCTTTGTCCCAAACAATGTATTTCTCTCCTAGGTTTTCCATCAATATAAACATATAAAATGGATCTGCCATAGCATAAAGAGATCCCCCGAAATGGGAATACACAAAGTTGCGGTTATACAGTCTTAGCTTCATACGAACATCAAATCGTCTAAAGTCATTTGATATTTTTGTTACTTTGATTCCAGCTCCCAAGTAAGGAATGTAGCAGTTTACTAACAACCTAAAATAGGTTGTTTTAAAAATTGGAGGAAGCCAGCGTTTCTTTTGTTGTAGTGATATTTTTTTCATAGGGAAATCCCCCTTAATCCCCCTTTGCGAAAGGGGGTGTTGTGGTTTACAGAATTCTTTTTTAGTAATTGGACTAATAGTAAGTATCTGCTATTTAAACTAAAAGTCCCTCTACACGAAAACCCCCTTTTGCAAAGGGGGCAAGGGGGATTTTAGTCCTTGTATCTCTCAACCATTAAGGCACCTGCGATTCCACCGTGAGCACATGCGGTTAACAATACTTTGTTTACGGATGGATCA is drawn from Leptospiraceae bacterium and contains these coding sequences:
- a CDS encoding YiiD C-terminal domain-containing protein; the encoded protein is MKKISLQQKKRWLPPIFKTTYFRLLVNCYIPYLGAGIKVTKISNDFRRFDVRMKLRLYNRNFVYSHFGGSLYAMADPFYMFILMENLGEKYIVWDKAAKIDFVKPGTGTVLATFEVNEEELNSIKQEVNSKGKMNKIFHCEVKSESGEVIARVEKVLYIRKLK
- a CDS encoding porin; translated protein: MKTKNILLCLLIFSTVGISAQTITPKGSDPKPAEAKWYDKVNFSGYVDVYYNYTANNRQGSTQDTTGTFHTYNKQFAVNAVKLSVEKLPEKETPWGFRLDMQNGQNNMYQERPYQSSNAIYNMQMVQQAYVSLYFPVAKGLVIDAGKMATHIGNEVLDSKDNMNYTIGYIFFNTIPFIHTGARATLTLSDKLAAGLYLYNSAQGTGFTANGQQFGYSGTTPTGANAATVGAAPQSGLLTSPNQSISGNHVYSDGPNAMKSIGTQVKFDAIKDKFKIVWNTLYGNDVAQGRMADAQFYLSQDGMNGLLPGGPLNTQWNPRSKNNRDYWFINHMSFIFNPTDKLTVLLDWTFGERSGYAVTNAAGYTNDGFYIDSNRNGVVETGGADLKFRPEGQDIKKIYNTYGIWLKYNINEKYAVAARYENIDDSRYGGSLTVNQPMAFVNPRDRYDLQAASGELTNTKFAGLGRPASSLGQVRTFTLTPTYNFTENLLIKVDLRRDWALGSQFIDQAGRAVKGQNGIIIGVVAKF